The window CTCTTGCGATCAGCACTCTCCCCGTCGGCAACGCTTCCATCACCGCGGACTATGGCGGGAGCGCGAACGATGCGGCGAGCATCTCTGCTGTGCTGGCGGAGACGATCGCTGAAGCGAAAACCACCACCACGATCACGTCGTCACTCAACCCGGCACCTCATGGGACGGCCATCACGTTCACGG of the Granulicella sibirica genome contains:
- a CDS encoding Ig-like domain-containing protein; the encoded protein is SSLNPAPHGTAITFTAKVVAASGAIPTGTVTFKNGSTVIGAGALNTAGVAALAISTLPVGNASITADYGGSANDAASISAVLAETIAEAKTTTTITSSLNPAPHGTAITFT